CTACGTCCTCGTCTGAGCTCCGCCTCTCTACATTTGCTTGTTGGTCCGCCGCGGAACCACGCGGCTCGCGCGCTCTCAGCGGAGCTGACTGTCCTTGCTACCGCGGCGGTTGTACGCACTGACGGCGTGCTGCCCTTGGTCTTCTTCTTGCTGGCAGGCAATGCACTTGCGCACACCGGGGAGCGCCGTGCGCCGAGCTTCCGGGATGGGCTCGCCGCAGCTCACGCATTCCTTCCGGCTCTCCCCGGAGCCCAGACGACGGCGCGCGCGCAGCACTTCGTCCTCGATGCTGGCGTCGATCTGATCTTGTACGGCTCCGTCTCGGGCCCATCCGTTGGCCATGCGCTGCTCCTCGCCGCGGCGTTGCCGCGGCTTCAACTATGGGACCAAAGCCGCCGAGAGCAAGCGCGGAAGGGGCGCGACGCGACGGGGCTCGCGGCGGACCGACATACTCGAAATTCAGATGGGGGCGGCCATGCCTTTGGTGGTCGGCGCCACCTTGGAGGGCTGGGTTGCTGCGTTCGGGGTGTCTGCGCCATCCTTGTCTTCCAGTTGGTCGATGTACTTCTGCAAGCTCGGGTCGAGCTTCTTCAGGTACGGATCGCGGCTGCCCCAGAACTTGCCGAAGACCACCACCTTGCTGGGCTTTTTCGGGTCGCTGCTCTTCTCGCCTCACGGCAGTGCGCGATAGCTCACGGTGATCACCGGCACGATGTCCGCGGGCTCTTGGACGTCCAGTGGGCGGAGCACGCCGAGATCGAGGGCCCAGTTCTCGTAGGGGAGGCGGAAGCCGGGGCCCACCGCGATGGCGTGGTACTCGCCGGCTTCGTTGCCGAGGGGCACGACGGTGTCCACCTCGAGCAGCAGCGACGCCCAGTCCGCCACGTTCCAGATGAAGCCGACGCCGGTGAGCACCAGCGTGGCGGGGCCCGCGAGGAGCGCCGTGCTCGCGACGGAAGCGCTCGACTTGCAGGGCGTGTCGAAGCACAGCTGGGCGGCGCCGCCGATGCGTCCGAGGAAGAAGTTTCCTTCGTCGAGCCCCGCGATGCCGGTGATGGATCCGATGGCGGCGACGCGCACCGGGCCCTCGTTCACGAACGCGTTCTTGAGGCTCAGGTCCAGGGGGAAGACGTTGTCCTCTCCCAGGGGCGGCGTGCCGCTGAGGGTGACCTGGGTGTCGTCGCTGATGGCGTAGCCCGCCTGCAACAGCACGATGTCGATGCTCGAGAAGTACACCGTGCCCGCGGGGTGGGTGTACGCGGTGGGCATCAAGATGACGTGATCCGCGTGCGCCTCGCCGGTGCGCAGGCGGCGTTGCTCGACGCGGGGATCCGGCGGCGGCGCGTAGGTCGGGGGTGGGTAGCCGTAGCGGGGGTAGTAGGGGTAGGGGTTGTAAGGAGGCGGGAAGGCGGGGTACCCGGGCGTCGGGGCCTGACTGGGAGCGGGCGCGGGCGTGACGGCGGATTCACGCGGCGGCGTGACCACGGGTGCACCCGCGTCGGGCTCGGGAGCGGGCGGCGGCTGTGGCGCGGGTTGGGCGCGGAGGCTTGCGGCGGCGAGCGTCACAGCGACGATCGGGCCGAAAATACCGCTGATCCGAGGCCTCATCCTGTCCCGCCTGCGACGATAGCCGCGATGATGGCGAGCTGCTACGTTGAGAAAGGTTTTGCTCATGGCGGGGTTGGTGCCGTCATTGCATTCACGTGGTGTTCCAGTGCGACGCTTCGTGTGGATGACAGCCCTGGTGCTGGTAGGCGCCTGTGGGCGTAGCGGCCTCGACGCCGAGTGGGACGAGCAGTGGCTCGACGGCGGAGGTCCGGATGGGCAAGTGGTGAAGCCGCTGCCGGACGGCGCGCTGCCGGATGGTGGCAGCAGCACCTGCACGCCAACGGAAGAGGTGTGCAACGGCGTGGACGACGACTGCGACGGCCAGGTGGACGAGGTGCCCTCCATCCCCTGTGAAGGAGGCGGCGCGCAGTACTGCGTGGCAGGGGCCTACAGCCTGTGCCCCGATCGCTGCGAGGTGTGCATCCCCGGTGCAGAGCGCGTGTGCTTCAACTCCTACTGCAAGTACTGGGGGCAGCAGACCTGTGCGGCGGACGGCAAGGGCTACGGCAAGTGCAAGGAGAACGAGCCGCCGCCGGAGTGCAAGTCCATCGCCAAGGACAAGCAGTACTCCAAGGAGCTCGAGCAGTGCTGCGTGGACAACGGCTATTGCTGCGTAGACGACTTCGATTTGGACGAAGACGGCAACAGCTCCGAGATGATCGGCCAGTGCGAGGACGTACTTTGCAAGTAGCCCGATGGGCGCTCCTGCTCGTCGTGCTGGCCTGGTCGACGGTGGCGGCAGCTGCGCCCTGCAATCGACCGGACCTGCTGGACACCATGCCGCCGGATGGCGCGGACGGCGTGCCGCTGAACGCGGTGTTGTTCGCGCACTATGCGCCCAGCGCCGAGTACCTGGACGAGGAGATCACGCTGGAGCACGTGGGCGTCGGCGAGCAGACCTTCAGCGGGACGTTCAACGCCAACGAAGGCCTGGTGAGCATCGATCCCGGCGGGCTCGTCGCCGGCGACGAATACAAGATCATCTGGCCGCGCCTACGCGGGCACTCCACCGCCAACCTCGGTCGGGGTGCGGAGGTCACCTTCACCGCGGGCTCGAGCACGGACGACGCAGCGCCGAGCTTCGACGGGCTCACCGGTGTGGACTGGGACTTCGTTCGCGAGAAAGACGACTGCACGGACTCCGTGGAGGAGCGCTTTACCTTCGATCTGGATCTCGGCGCCCGCAGCGACGACGGCGGAGCGGAATCCCTCACCCTGCTCGTGTTCCAGACCAAGGGACCGCACGTGTCGCCGAGTGCGCCGGAGCCGGTGCTGGTGCAGCGGATGCCCGGC
This region of Polyangiaceae bacterium genomic DNA includes:
- a CDS encoding DksA/TraR family C4-type zinc finger protein, encoding MANGWARDGAVQDQIDASIEDEVLRARRRLGSGESRKECVSCGEPIPEARRTALPGVRKCIACQQEEDQGQHAVSAYNRRGSKDSQLR